The window TGGCCCCAGGTGCGCTGCTTGCCGGTCATTGGATCATCCACCCGGCGCGGATTATACTACATGGCGCATGGAACTGTTATCGGCCACCGCTTTTATCACGACGCTGCCCGACACGCTGCGGCCGTTGCTGCCGCCGGGCTTGCAGGGTTTCCAGGTGCGCCGGCCGTGGTCGCTGTTGCAGCTCCATTACGGTGAGCCGGCTCTCCACTACGAGGTCGGCCGCGCCGCGCCCGGCCCGCTGCGGCTGGTCACCGGCTGGGAATTGGGCTTCCACTGCGAGGCGCGCGATCACCACCTGAACCGGCTGCTGCTCGATGGCTTTCGCCGCCACCTGTTTGAGATTAAAGAGACGCTGGGCGAGAGTATCGAGGCCGAGATGTGGGATCGCGGCTGGACGAAAATCTACGAAGTCTACCCCGACGGGCCGCTGACGACGGATTACCGCGCCGCCGTGGCCGCGCGGCTGGCGGCCATCATGGCCTGCCTGCATCCGGTCTTCGTCGATCTGCGCCGCGCGGCGGCCGAGATTTACCGATAAGAAGAATCCACAGATGACACAGATGACACAGATGACACAGATTTATCTTAATCTGTGTCACCTGTGCAATCTGTGGATTCTCTTTTTCTGCCTCTGGGCGTCAGTGCCGCACTACGGCTGATTGACGATCATCGGCAACATCACGAACTGCTTATCCAGGGCGACGAAGGTGGCCGTCACGTCGGTTGGGCCGTTGACCAGCAGCGAGGCCGTGGTCTGCGTGCCCGTCAGGCCGCCGCTCCAGCCGCCAAACGTGAAGCCCACGCCGGGTGTGGCGGTCAACGTCACCGTCTGGCCGCAGGCGACCTGCGCGACCGGCGGGTTGGTCGTTACCGCGCCGCCGCCGATGGTGGTGATGTTGAGCAGCGGCGCGTCGGCCGGCAGCGGGCCGTCGGCCGTGTTGTGGAAAAAGTCCACGATGGCCGTGTGGGCCGGGGCCGGGTTGTTCTGTATCCCCACGTTGCCGGCGAAGGGGCCAACCGACGTGACATTCAGCGTGTAGTTCTTGATGGGCGGATCGGCGTCGATCCAGTCGATGCCGTTGGCGCTATAGGACATGCGCCAGGTGGTTCCGGCGCGGGCCACGCGCAGATAGACGGCGCTGGCCACGGGTATATCGACCGAGATACGCTTCTTGGCTGCGCCGGCGGTGATCGTCGCCGCGTAGGCCTTCACCAGATCGGTTGAGCTGCCGGTGTAGTTGTACTCAAAGTCGAACCGGGCGAAGTTCTGCGCGTCCTGCTCGATGATGATGCCCTGCATCTGGGCGTTGGCGGTCACGAGCGAATCGAACTTGACCACGTACTCGAAATTGACGTTGTCGGCGTCCTGCATCACCCGCGGCGCGTTGATGCCGTCGCTCCAGACGTTGTGGTTGTCGCCTTCGGGCGCGGTGATCAGCAGTTGGCGGCCATTCAGCGCGAACGTGCCATCGCCCAGCGGATCGATCTCGCTCCAATGCGGCGCCAACTGGCAGGTATTGAAGTTGTCACTGAACGGCCCGGCGGGCACGATGAAGGTGGCGGCGATGGTCTTGTCGTCGTCCATCGTCACGTTGACCGGGTTGGTCGCGCCGCTCAGATCGCCCGCCCAGCCGGTGAAGACCGAGCCTTCATCCGGCGTGGCCGTCAGGGTGACGACTTCGCCAAAGGCATACTCATCTTTCTCCGGCTCCACGGTGACCGTGCCGTCGCCGTTGCCCAGGTTGGCGGCGATGTTGAGCGTGAAGGGGCCGGGCGCGGTGAACGAGGCGGTCACGTCGGCGCCGCCAACCGGCACGGTGACGGTCGTCGTCGGGTTGGTGCCGCTCGCGTCGCCGCTCCAGCCGGTGAACGTCCAGCCCTGGTTGGCCGAGGCCGTCAGGGTGACGACCGTGCCGGGCGCGTAGAGCGCCTGATTCGGCTGCTTGCTGACCGTGCCGCCGGCGGGCGGGTTGACGGTCACGTTGAGCGGGTAGGCATCTTCGCCGAACGTCGCGGTGACGTTGCGGTCGGCGCTCATGGTCACTTGCGCCGTCAGGTTGCTGCCGCTGGCGTCGCCGCTCCAGCCGAGGAACACCTTGTCCGTGTCGGGCACAGCGGTCAGGGTGACGACCGTGCCGGCCGGGTATTCGCCGACATTGGGCGGGTCGGCCGTCACTGTGCCGCCGCCGCTGGGAATGGTGACGTTCAGGGCATAGGTCTGGGTGGCGACGAAGTTGGCCTGAACCGTGGTGTTGCCGGTGATTGTCCATTCCAGCGGATTGACGTTGGAGGTAATATCACCCGTCCAGCCCTGGAAAGCATAGCCATCGTCGGGGGCGGCCGTCACGGTGACGATCTCGCCCGCGGCGTAGAGATCTTTCAAGGGCGACCAGGTGACCGAGCCGCCCGCGCCGGCCGTGGCATTGAATGTGAATTGGGCCTGGTCGAAGTGGGCAACGATGTTCATGTTGCCGCTGACGGTGAAGGTTTTGACCGGTTCGTTGCCCGACAGGCCGCCGCTCCAGTTGGTGAAGGTGTAGCCGCTGTTGGCCGTGGCCGTGGCCGTGACCTGGGCGCCCGGGGCATAGGTCGGTCCCGGCGGGCTGAGGGTGACCACGCCGCCCGCGCCGGGATTGGCCGAGGCGGTCACGGTGAACGATTGGGCAAAGAGGGCCGTCACCTCCATGTTCTTAGTCACCGGGACCGTGACCGGATTGGTCGTGCCGGTCACGTCTCCGTCCCAGCCGGCGAAGCTGTAGCCGGCGGCGGTGGGCGCGGCGGCCAGCGTCACCAGCTCGCCATGATTGTAGCTGGCCTTGTTGGGCGTCTTGGTTACGGTGCCGGTATTGGCCGGGCTGATGGTAACGTTAACGGTGTAGGTCGTCGGCTTGAACTGGGCGATGATGGTGTGCTCGCCGGTGATGGTGAACTGCACTGTGGGATTCGTGCCCAGCGACGCGCCGGCCCGCGACTTGGCCGCGCCGACATTGACGTTGAGCGCGCGATCGGCGTTGTAGATGATCGGCTTGGCGTCGTCGATGAGCGTCTCATCCATCAAACCGAAGATCAACTCTCGCGGCACCGTGGCGCTTTCCAGCAGGATGCTCGATCCCTGGCGGCCGAAGCCCAGGATGGTCATCACCTTGCCGGTGTCGGTGAAGTAGGTGTCGTGCTTGGTGTCGTCGGTGTGGTTGATCAGATAGATGGCCCGGCCATCGGCCCCGGAGGTGGGGTCAGCCACGTAGACCCACTCTTCGTCAGGCAGGTCGCCGTCCCACGTCTGGCCGGCCAGGGTCTGAATGCCGTTGCTACGCATGACGAAATCGACGTTCGGGTCCAGGTGGCCGCCCGGCGTGCCCTCATAGAGGAACCAGAAGGGGTAAGCCTTGGCCGGCGATATTTTGGTGGCGAGCATGGTGAAGATGACGTAGTCCGGATAGATCTCGAACGTGCCTTCCCAGCGCGACGTATCGCCCTGAACATTCTTGCCCAGGAAGTGGAGCGTGGCCTTGATCGGCCCGGTGCTGAGCGTCGGATTGGTCATCTGGCCGGGGCCGGGATGAAAGACGCCGTCGTTGTTGCCGCCGGTGGCGTTGGGGATGCCGCGAAACGCGCCGGCCGCGCCCGCCGCGGTGCTCCAGGTCACCCAGTCGTCGCCGTCGACGTCGTTATAGCTGGAGACGCCGCCGCTCACCTTGTGGACGAAGATGGTGCCGGTGGCGTTCTGCACCTTGTAGGAGGCAATGCCCTCATCCGGGGTTTCCGTCAGCGTCACCTGGGCCGGGACGACGGGCGGGGTAAAGCCCTTGCCGGTCACGTCGAAATAGACGTGGTAGCGGCGCGTGGCCCCGGCGGCGGTGTTGCCTTCCATGATCAGCACCAGGGTGCCGGCGGCTTTGTTGGCCGGGTTGAAGTCGGTCGCTTTGTCGAACTGGAAGGGCACGTCGGCGTCGATGACGTTATCGCTGCCGTCCACTTCGACGACACGAATCGAGTTGGGGTCGAGCGTGCCGGTGGTGCTCAGCGAACTCCATAGCGTGGTGAAATTGAGGGGAAATTCGGCCGGCTTGTTCTTGCGGGCCGTGCCCGCGGCCCCGGCGGTCACCTCGACACGGTAATCCCAGCCGCCATTCCACCATTTGCCGCCGTCATCCAGGATCCACTTATCGAACACGAAACCGGCGTTGGCCGTGGCCGACAGGGTGACGACCTGGTTCTGGGTATAGGGCGGCCCGGGGTTTACATTGACCGTGCCGCTGCCGGGCGGGCTGACCTGGGTGGTCAGGCTAAAGGCGTTGGTATCGGCCGCCGTCGGCCGCGTGGCCGCCGGCAACAGTGTGGCGATCAGCGCCAGACAGAGGATCAAAACTGACCGCAATTGTGACTTCTCGCGCATGTTCTCTCCTTACGCCCATTCGCCAACGCGCGGGCGCAAACAGACCGGGCCGCGCCGCGGCATCCGGCCAATAAATTTTTACCCCGAAGCTTGCTCCTAACTCCGGTAACGACCAAAGAGAGGTGACCTGATCCGGCCACCCTGATAACGTAATGATAGGGGCTTTGCCTTACGGCATTTCTTAACAGCGGTTGCCGGCCCCTTGCCCTCATGCCGCCGTCCCCGCCCCCTTAGCCAACCCGCACGGCATAACGCGGGGGCTAAGCGCCCTCCACGTTAGAGGAGAAGCGGACAAATGACCTGCTATAAACGGGTCTAATAGGCCATAGGACATGACAACTCTTTCTTTATAATACTTAACGTTTACACATATACCTATTTCTCTCATTCGTCCGTCAAATAAGTCTGTCCGGCCTCAATCATTAGGCCGCACCATCCAAAGAAATAGCGTCAAGATACTCGTCGGAGGTACGCCGTGAGGAAATTCGCTACTGTGTGGCAGCGCCTGTTGGGGCTGCTTATTCTCGCCATCCTGCTCTACGTCGCGGGCCAAGCCGGCGTGGGGCACGACGCGCAGGCCCAGGCCAATTGGCAACACCTGTCCTCGGCCGACGGCGACCTGCCCGCGCCCTCCGGCAGCAACCAGCAAGTTGTGGCCCTGGTGATCGACATCGACGGCAACGGCGCGGACGATTTCGTCATCGGCGCGCGGCGCAACCCCGGCCCGGCGCTGGTCTGGTACCGGCGCCAGGGGGCCAACTGGACGCGCACCGTCATCGATAGCGGCTCCTTGCCGCTGGAAGCCGGGGCCGCCCACCACGATATCGACGGCGACGGCGACCAGGACATCGTTGCGGGAGCGAATTCGCAGAGTAACGAGATCTGGTGGTGGGAGAACCCCCACCCTATCCACGCCTCCGGCGCGAACTGGACGCGCCGCTACATCAAGAACAGCGGCGCCGACAAGCACCACGACATGATGTTTGGCAATTTCGACAATGACGCCGCGGTTGAGTTCGTCTATTGGAATCAGGGCGCGAATAGTCTGCACATGGTCGATATTCCGGCCAACCCGCGAGCCACCGAGCCATGGGGCAACCCGACGACCGTTTTCGATGGCGGCGGCAACACCACTGAGGGTCTGGCCCAGGCCGACGTGGACGGCGATGGGCGCAGCGACATCATCGGC is drawn from Candidatus Promineifilum breve and contains these coding sequences:
- a CDS encoding InlB B-repeat-containing protein, with translation MREKSQLRSVLILCLALIATLLPAATRPTAADTNAFSLTTQVSPPGSGTVNVNPGPPYTQNQVVTLSATANAGFVFDKWILDDGGKWWNGGWDYRVEVTAGAAGTARKNKPAEFPLNFTTLWSSLSTTGTLDPNSIRVVEVDGSDNVIDADVPFQFDKATDFNPANKAAGTLVLIMEGNTAAGATRRYHVYFDVTGKGFTPPVVPAQVTLTETPDEGIASYKVQNATGTIFVHKVSGGVSSYNDVDGDDWVTWSTAAGAAGAFRGIPNATGGNNDGVFHPGPGQMTNPTLSTGPIKATLHFLGKNVQGDTSRWEGTFEIYPDYVIFTMLATKISPAKAYPFWFLYEGTPGGHLDPNVDFVMRSNGIQTLAGQTWDGDLPDEEWVYVADPTSGADGRAIYLINHTDDTKHDTYFTDTGKVMTILGFGRQGSSILLESATVPRELIFGLMDETLIDDAKPIIYNADRALNVNVGAAKSRAGASLGTNPTVQFTITGEHTIIAQFKPTTYTVNVTISPANTGTVTKTPNKASYNHGELVTLAAAPTAAGYSFAGWDGDVTGTTNPVTVPVTKNMEVTALFAQSFTVTASANPGAGGVVTLSPPGPTYAPGAQVTATATANSGYTFTNWSGGLSGNEPVKTFTVSGNMNIVAHFDQAQFTFNATAGAGGSVTWSPLKDLYAAGEIVTVTAAPDDGYAFQGWTGDITSNVNPLEWTITGNTTVQANFVATQTYALNVTIPSGGGTVTADPPNVGEYPAGTVVTLTAVPDTDKVFLGWSGDASGSNLTAQVTMSADRNVTATFGEDAYPLNVTVNPPAGGTVSKQPNQALYAPGTVVTLTASANQGWTFTGWSGDASGTNPTTTVTVPVGGADVTASFTAPGPFTLNIAANLGNGDGTVTVEPEKDEYAFGEVVTLTATPDEGSVFTGWAGDLSGATNPVNVTMDDDKTIAATFIVPAGPFSDNFNTCQLAPHWSEIDPLGDGTFALNGRQLLITAPEGDNHNVWSDGINAPRVMQDADNVNFEYVVKFDSLVTANAQMQGIIIEQDAQNFARFDFEYNYTGSSTDLVKAYAATITAGAAKKRISVDIPVASAVYLRVARAGTTWRMSYSANGIDWIDADPPIKNYTLNVTSVGPFAGNVGIQNNPAPAHTAIVDFFHNTADGPLPADAPLLNITTIGGGAVTTNPPVAQVACGQTVTLTATPGVGFTFGGWSGGLTGTQTTASLLVNGPTDVTATFVALDKQFVMLPMIVNQP